DNA sequence from the Thermoleophilaceae bacterium genome:
TCTCGCATCGTGCTCGCAATCCGTCTGGCGCGGGCGCCGTTGAAGAGCGCGCGTATTCCGGCCGCCACGAGCACCGCCAGCGCGAACCAGACCCCCATCCAGCCGTAGTAGTAGGACGAGTACCAGACCCCCGCGAATGCAAGCCCGGCCAGAGCCGCGTGCTTCGCGCGCTTGGTCTGCAGCGCGAGCACGAGCGCCCAGACGAACAGCGGGACCAGCTCGATCGTCGCGTGCGCCGGATATTGCATCGCGTACGCGAGGTGGAAGGGCGAGGCGGTGAAGATCACGCCCGCCAGCGCGGCCCCGAGCCTGCTGCCGGTGAGCCAGCGGGCGAAGGCGTACATCGACAACCCCGCGAGCACGAAGCTCAGGAAGATCTGGAGGTTGTAGGCCACGAGGCCGTCGCTGAGCCCGCCGAAGACGATCGCGAAGAAGCGGTCGATCGGCTGGATCGTGTTCTGACCGACCGCCAGCCCGAACGGCGCCTGCAGCTCAGGGCTGAAGCTCGCCTTGCCGGGACCCCAGAACGCCTCGTGCAGCCAGTGGTAGACCCAGATGCCACCCCAGTTGTCGTTGCCGAAGCCGTAGATCGAGCTACCCATCCGGATAGCGATCGGCCATGTGAGCAGAACTGCGAGCGCGAGGTAGAGCAGGCTGACCAGACCCCACTCGACCAAGCCCTCCCGGCGCGCGAGCGCAGCCAGCCACGAGCTGCGCCGGCGCTGGTTCACCGCCGCAACAGGCTGCCTACCGGCGATGTCCCCGGCTGATGTCGCTCTGGCTTCCGCCATGCCCGGCGAGCAAAGCTAGCGTCCTCACGCTCTAGGCTGCGGCGCCATGCGAACCGTGGTGTGCCTCGTCGGCGGCGGGAATGACGAAACGGCGGCCGCCAACCTGAGGGCGCATCTGCCGCGCGATGTGGATCTGGTCTTCGACCTGACGCAGGTGCCGCCGGGTGACGTTGTGCTCGTGGAGGCCGGTTGCGCCGTCGCCCCGGGCTGGTTCGAGTTGCTGAGAGACGCGGCCTACTCGGACTCCATCATCGCTACGGCCAGCGCCCTCGCGGATCACTGCCCGGAGGCCGCGGTGGCCGAGCGAGCGAGAATCGCGGCAGGCGCCTCGCTGAGACTCCGGCCGCGGCTGCTCGGGGCCACCGGTCCGTGTGTATACGTGCGCCGGACCGCGATCGAGCTTGCAGGCGCGCCTCAGGGCGGTATGGACGACTTCTCGCGGCGATGCGCCGCCGCGGGCCTGAGCCACGTACTTGCGGATGACGTGCTGGTGGGCGGCGGCCCGCCCGGCGCTCTCGGCCCGCGGCGAGGCGCACCGGCAACCCTGATGCGTTCCCTCGCCGCTGTGCGCAGCGCGCTCGACGGACTGTCCGTGACGATCGACTGCCGGCATCTCACCGGCACGCTCACCGGGATCCAGGTGCACACCCTCGAGCTGATGGCCGCGCTCGCCAGGCGGGGGCGTTTTCGCATCCGGGCGCTCACCTCGCCACTGGTCTCGGACGAGGCGCGCGAGATCCTCGCGGCCGTTGACGGCGTCGAGGAGCTCGACTACGACGCACTGGGGCCGGACACCCCGCTGTCGGACATCTTTCACCGTCCCTATCAGGTGACGAATGAGGATGATCTGCGCGTGTCTCACCTAACGGGCGAACGCTTCGTGGTGACCCAGCACGATCTGATCGGCTACCGGAATCCGGCGTACTCCGGCTCCGATGAGGGCTGGCACGCCTACCGCGAGCTCACGCGGCGAGCTCTCGCCGGCGCGGACCGAGTGGCGTTCGTCTCGCGGCACGCGGCAGCCGATGCCCTGGCCGACGACCTCGTGGATGCCGACGCGATCCGCGTTGTCCCGAACGGTGTGGACCATGCGGCCGTTACGCCGCCCGAAGGCGTGCGGCCGCCGGCCGCGCCGGAGCCTGGGTTTCTCATCTGCCTGGGCACCAACTTCCGTCACAAGAACCGGCCCTTCGCGCTCGCCCTGCTCGCGGAGCTGCGCTCACGGCACGGCTTCGGCGGGGGTCTGGTACTCGCCGGCCCGCACATGGAGCACGGCTCATCCGCCGACGAGGAGGCCGCCTTCATGGCGGCGCATCCGCACCTCCTCGACCATGTAACCGACCTCGGCGCTGTGAGCGAGGCCGAAAAGGCTTGGCTTTACGCGAATGCCGCCGCCGTGGTGTACCCGAGCGTGTACGAGGGCTTTGGGCTGATCCCGTTCGAGGCGGCGGCCGCCGGCGTGCCGTGCCTGTTCGCGCCTCAGGCCGCGCTGTCCGAGGTGCTGCCGCCCGATACCGCGCTGCTCGTCCCGTGGGACGCGGCCGCGAGCGCCGACCGCTGCGCGGACGTGCTGCGGGAGGGACGCCCAAGGCGCCGGCTCGTGAAGCAGTTGCGAACGGCGGCCGAGCCCTTCACGTGGGACGCGGCCGCCGAGGCGGTGCAGGCGCTGTACGACGAGACCGTGGTGGCGCCGCGCCGTGAAGCTGGAGCGTTCGCGCGCGAGGCGATCGGCCTGCGTGAGGAGCGCAATCGCTTCAAGTGGGAGCTGGACGCCCTCCAGGCGCAGCACGACGCTCTCATCGAAGCCATCGGCGAGGACGGCCTGAGGCTCGTGGGACACGGTGGGCTGCTGCCGAACGAGGTCCGGGCGTCGCTGCGAGCGGTGGCCTTGCGGCCGCGGCTCGCCCAGCGCCTGTACGCATTGATCGGGCTCCTGTCGCGGCTGCCCCGCAGGGGAGCGGGATGAACGAGCACGGCACGAACGCCGATCCGGTGTCCAACTTCCTGCGCTCCGCTGCGGCGCCGGGAATGGCCGGCCTTGACGCAGGCGCCGGGGCCGGCCGGTTCACCCGTGCGCTCGCGGAAGCCGTGACTGCCAGCGGGTCGGTCCTGGCCCTCGAGCCGGACGCGGCCAGCGCGGCGATGATCGAGCAGAACACCGCGGGGCAGGGCGCACCGGTGAGGGTGGAGCAGGCCGCGGCATGGAGAGAGCCCGGCACCGCGAAGGTGAGCATGTCGGGCGGCGCCCTGGTTCCGACCGTGCGCGTGGATGACCTCGTGCAGACGCTCGACATCGCCCGGATCGACAACGACGGCACGGAGCACGTGGCCATCCAGGGGATGGAGCGCGTGATCGCGCGCTGCCGCCCGGTGATGCTCGTGGCCTTTTGGCCGCGCGGGATACAGAAGCTCGGCGACAACCCGGCCGCGGTGCTCGACTACTACCGGGAGCTGGGCTACGACCTTGCGCTGCTCGAGGCTCCGGAGCTGCCGAGACTGCCGGCGGCGGACGACCTGATCGAAGCAGCGAGCACGGCGCCCGGCGGCCGCGGGTGGCTCACGCTCACCCCAAGCGCCGCGCGGCGCGGCACTCTGGTTGAGCTCCGGACCGCGGCGGAGCTGATCGAGCGCGGGCCAGCCGCGGCAGCGGGCCGGCTCGGTGGGGCGGGCGGGCGGCTGCGGGTGCTGATCCTGCGGCTGATGCGCCCCTACACCGCTCACCAGAACGAGGTGGATCGCCACCTGCTCGACGCGATCGAAGAGGTACGTCGCGCACTGCTCGAGGCGCGCGGCCGGGCGGAGGAGCAACGCTCCAGTCAGAGGCGCGGGCTGCGTTCGCTGGAGCAGCTCCGGGCCGAGCTCGAGCGGGTGCGTGGTGCCGCGGCCGAGCTCGAGGTGATCAAGGCGCGGCTGGAGGCGCTGGAGCAGCGGCGTCCCGACTGATCCACCAGAACGCCCCGCCATGCCCCTCCGCCTCGCGCAGGCGCGGATGGCTCCAGAGAGGAGCGATCACGTCGCCGAACTCGGAGCGGACGCTCACGTACCAGGCGGCCAGCACGGGCTCGATGGCCACGTTCCCCGCCAGCAGGTGCGCGGCGAGCATGTACTGCTCGGAGTAGTAGCGGTCGGCGAACTCCTGCGGATAGTCGAACGGGAGGTAGATGTCGTGCACTCCCACGAGCACGCCGGCCGGCAGGCGCGGGACCACCTCGCAGAAGAAGACGGTCACGTCCGAGTTCATGAACGTCCTGTGCGAGCCGTCGAAGAAGAGGACATCGCCCTCCCGCAGCTCGCTGAACACGCTCTGATCTGCAGCCTCGAGCGGCGCCCTCACCACGCGGTCGCAGATCGCGTCAACCTCGGCACGTGGATGCGGATCGATCGAGACGATGCGGGTGCGCA
Encoded proteins:
- a CDS encoding class I SAM-dependent methyltransferase; this translates as MPRELRQRLLPARLRATASAWLGRTGLGLAEHYTGKQFVALDYRGQNFIRIDYPTSALNEPRWDPHPELNELIGSHARAYRQSLETIVHYRDQLAEIALHSHDPAEPSWVNGYLPGLDTAAIYAFLRARSPALYLEIGSGNSTLVAHRARRDGELRTRIVSIDPHPRAEVDAICDRVVRAPLEAADQSVFSELREGDVLFFDGSHRTFMNSDVTVFFCEVVPRLPAGVLVGVHDIYLPFDYPQEFADRYYSEQYMLAAHLLAGNVAIEPVLAAWYVSVRSEFGDVIAPLWSHPRLREAEGHGGAFWWISRDAAAPAPPAAP
- a CDS encoding glycosyltransferase encodes the protein MRTVVCLVGGGNDETAAANLRAHLPRDVDLVFDLTQVPPGDVVLVEAGCAVAPGWFELLRDAAYSDSIIATASALADHCPEAAVAERARIAAGASLRLRPRLLGATGPCVYVRRTAIELAGAPQGGMDDFSRRCAAAGLSHVLADDVLVGGGPPGALGPRRGAPATLMRSLAAVRSALDGLSVTIDCRHLTGTLTGIQVHTLELMAALARRGRFRIRALTSPLVSDEAREILAAVDGVEELDYDALGPDTPLSDIFHRPYQVTNEDDLRVSHLTGERFVVTQHDLIGYRNPAYSGSDEGWHAYRELTRRALAGADRVAFVSRHAAADALADDLVDADAIRVVPNGVDHAAVTPPEGVRPPAAPEPGFLICLGTNFRHKNRPFALALLAELRSRHGFGGGLVLAGPHMEHGSSADEEAAFMAAHPHLLDHVTDLGAVSEAEKAWLYANAAAVVYPSVYEGFGLIPFEAAAAGVPCLFAPQAALSEVLPPDTALLVPWDAAASADRCADVLREGRPRRRLVKQLRTAAEPFTWDAAAEAVQALYDETVVAPRREAGAFAREAIGLREERNRFKWELDALQAQHDALIEAIGEDGLRLVGHGGLLPNEVRASLRAVALRPRLAQRLYALIGLLSRLPRRGAG
- a CDS encoding FkbM family methyltransferase; protein product: MNEHGTNADPVSNFLRSAAAPGMAGLDAGAGAGRFTRALAEAVTASGSVLALEPDAASAAMIEQNTAGQGAPVRVEQAAAWREPGTAKVSMSGGALVPTVRVDDLVQTLDIARIDNDGTEHVAIQGMERVIARCRPVMLVAFWPRGIQKLGDNPAAVLDYYRELGYDLALLEAPELPRLPAADDLIEAASTAPGGRGWLTLTPSAARRGTLVELRTAAELIERGPAAAAGRLGGAGGRLRVLILRLMRPYTAHQNEVDRHLLDAIEEVRRALLEARGRAEEQRSSQRRGLRSLEQLRAELERVRGAAAELEVIKARLEALEQRRPD